The Pseudomonas orientalis genome contains a region encoding:
- a CDS encoding LacI family DNA-binding transcriptional regulator, whose translation MVTMDDVARRARVSTSTVSHVLNGTRKVSPATVQAVQQAIQVLGYAPNTLARSLARSSTNTIGVAISALSNHYFSETVHAIETACARHGYMMLFVDTHDDPEQELRVVTALHQRRVDGIVLAPSNGSLALDYLRANAIPAVLVDRMMSEQFDQVGVENRQATQALIAHLIAHGHRRIGFIAGRTGFSTTDERVAGYQAALQAAGLGFDPQLLVNGGSNTEPARQATVQLLSLAAPPTAIMAGNNLMTLGAMQALRDAHIDVPEQMALVGFDDFEWADFFLPRLSLIAQPVQALGARAVDLLLQRMASPGSPPQSVRLAPTLQLRNSCGCD comes from the coding sequence ATGGTCACCATGGATGACGTGGCACGCAGGGCCCGGGTGTCGACGTCGACGGTGTCCCATGTGCTCAACGGTACGCGCAAGGTCAGCCCGGCCACGGTGCAGGCAGTGCAGCAGGCGATCCAGGTGCTGGGCTACGCGCCCAACACCCTGGCGCGTTCACTGGCGCGGTCGAGCACCAATACGATTGGCGTGGCGATCTCGGCGCTGTCCAACCATTATTTCAGCGAGACGGTGCACGCGATTGAAACCGCGTGCGCCAGGCATGGCTACATGATGCTGTTTGTCGACACCCACGACGACCCGGAGCAGGAATTGCGGGTGGTCACCGCGCTGCATCAGCGGCGGGTCGACGGCATTGTGCTGGCGCCGTCGAACGGCTCGCTGGCCCTGGATTATCTGCGCGCCAATGCAATTCCCGCGGTGCTGGTGGATCGCATGATGAGTGAGCAGTTCGATCAGGTTGGGGTGGAGAACCGCCAGGCCACCCAGGCGCTGATCGCGCACCTGATTGCCCATGGGCACCGCCGCATCGGCTTCATCGCCGGGCGCACGGGGTTCAGTACCACCGATGAGCGGGTGGCGGGTTACCAGGCCGCGTTGCAGGCGGCGGGGCTGGGGTTCGATCCGCAGTTGCTGGTCAATGGCGGCTCCAACACCGAGCCGGCACGCCAGGCCACCGTGCAGTTGCTGAGCCTGGCCGCGCCGCCGACCGCCATCATGGCCGGCAACAACCTGATGACCCTGGGCGCCATGCAGGCCCTGCGTGACGCCCACATCGACGTGCCGGAGCAAATGGCCCTGGTCGGGTTCGATGATTTCGAATGGGCGGATTTTTTCCTGCCGCGCCTGAGCCTGATCGCACAGCCGGTCCAGGCCCTCGGCGCACGTGCGGTGGACTTATTGCTGCAACGCATGGCTTCTCCCGGCTCGCCGCCCCAGAGTGTACGACTGGCGCCGACCCTGCAATTACGCAATTCCTGCGGCTGTGATTGA
- a CDS encoding ABC transporter substrate-binding protein — protein sequence MNVKRIFPLIALAALMSQAVQARELKALGISMGSLGNPYFVTLADGATARAKALNPNVKVTSVSADYDLSKQFSQIDNFISSKVDLILINAVDPSAMASAIKKARDAGIVVVAVDVDAKGVNATVQTDNVEAGKLACQYLVDKLSGKGNVIIQNGPQVTAVTDRVKGCKAALATAPDIKLLSDDQDAKGSREGGLNAMQGYLTRFPKIDGLFAINDPQAIGSDLAAKQLKRSGIIITSVDGAPDIENALKTDTQIQASASQDPWAMAQTAVDVGNDLLNDKAPAQAVTLLTPKLITRDNVGSYSGWSSKH from the coding sequence ATGAACGTCAAACGTATTTTCCCGCTGATTGCCTTGGCTGCCCTGATGTCCCAGGCCGTGCAAGCCCGTGAACTCAAGGCCCTGGGCATCAGCATGGGCTCGCTGGGCAACCCGTATTTCGTCACGCTGGCCGATGGCGCCACGGCGCGGGCCAAGGCGCTGAACCCCAACGTCAAGGTCACTTCTGTGTCGGCCGACTATGATTTGAGCAAGCAGTTTTCGCAGATCGACAACTTTATTTCCTCCAAGGTCGACCTGATCCTGATCAATGCCGTCGACCCGTCCGCCATGGCCTCGGCGATCAAGAAAGCGCGGGATGCCGGGATTGTCGTGGTAGCGGTGGATGTGGATGCCAAGGGCGTGAACGCCACGGTGCAGACCGACAACGTCGAAGCCGGCAAGCTGGCCTGCCAATACCTGGTGGATAAACTCTCGGGCAAAGGCAATGTGATTATCCAGAACGGCCCGCAAGTGACCGCCGTAACCGACCGCGTCAAAGGCTGCAAGGCCGCACTGGCCACCGCGCCGGATATCAAGCTGCTGTCGGATGACCAGGATGCCAAGGGCTCGCGTGAAGGCGGCTTGAACGCGATGCAGGGTTACCTCACGCGCTTCCCGAAAATCGACGGGCTGTTCGCGATCAACGACCCGCAAGCCATTGGCAGCGACCTGGCGGCCAAGCAACTTAAGCGCAGCGGCATCATTATCACCTCGGTGGACGGCGCGCCGGATATCGAAAACGCGCTGAAGACCGACACCCAGATCCAGGCCTCAGCCAGCCAGGACCCGTGGGCCATGGCCCAGACCGCCGTGGATGTGGGCAATGACCTGCTCAACGACAAAGCCCCCGCGCAAGCGGTGACCTTGCTCACGCCCAAGCTGATCACCCGCGACAACGTGGGCAGCTACAGCGGCTGGTCGAGCAAACACTGA
- a CDS encoding response regulator yields MADILIIEDNEANMRLARLLLVSAGHNVQWAADAESGLTLARVQQPALILMDIQLPGMDGLAATRLLKQDPLTAHIPVIALTAMAMKEDREKTRLAGCDAYVTKPLRYKELYQVIDTLLNPTITPLA; encoded by the coding sequence ATGGCCGATATCCTGATCATCGAAGACAACGAAGCGAATATGCGCCTGGCGCGCCTGCTGCTGGTCAGCGCCGGGCACAACGTGCAGTGGGCGGCGGATGCCGAAAGCGGGCTGACCCTGGCCCGCGTACAACAACCGGCGCTGATTCTGATGGACATCCAGTTGCCAGGCATGGACGGCCTGGCCGCGACCCGCTTGCTCAAGCAAGACCCGCTCACCGCGCACATCCCGGTGATCGCCCTTACCGCCATGGCCATGAAGGAAGATCGGGAAAAAACCCGCCTGGCCGGTTGCGACGCTTACGTCACCAAGCCCCTGCGCTACAAGGAGCTGTACCAGGTGATCGACACGCTGCTGAACCCGACCATCACACCTCTCGCATGA
- a CDS encoding EAL domain-containing response regulator — protein sequence MASSPATLLIVDDEPQVRKLLETLLQHEGYQTLSASNGEEALQLVAQQPPDLILLDIMMPGMDGYEVATQLKGNPVTANIPIIMLSALSESSARVSGLETGAEEFISKPVERVELWLRVRNLLRLKAHGDELKQHSLRLEQQLQQRGGDHAQMNVHDLARQDLENDLRQAVEQHAFALHYQPKVELANGEVCGLEVLLRWDRPGYGAVSPAVFVPILENLGLIVPVGRCVIESVCQQIAAWQLNGLGAIEVSVNVSGHQLIEGDLIADIEHILVETGVDAHWLEVELTEGSLMENTEHTIAALQRLRAMGVKIAIDDFGTGYSSLAYLRRFPIDTLKIDIAFIREVTTNPQDAAITRTIIELAHSLKLRVVAEGVETQAQLAFLKEAGCDQIQGYLFSRPLPVETLERLLQDRIK from the coding sequence ATGGCCAGCTCACCCGCAACCCTATTGATCGTCGACGATGAACCCCAGGTCCGCAAACTCCTGGAAACCCTGCTGCAACATGAGGGTTACCAGACCCTGAGCGCGAGCAACGGTGAAGAGGCTTTGCAACTGGTGGCGCAGCAGCCGCCCGACCTGATCCTGCTGGACATCATGATGCCTGGCATGGACGGCTACGAAGTGGCCACCCAGCTCAAGGGCAACCCCGTCACGGCGAATATCCCGATCATCATGCTGTCGGCCTTGAGCGAATCCAGCGCGCGGGTCAGCGGCCTGGAAACCGGCGCCGAGGAGTTCATCAGCAAGCCGGTCGAACGCGTCGAGCTGTGGCTGCGGGTGCGCAACCTGCTGCGACTCAAGGCCCATGGCGATGAGCTCAAGCAACACAGCCTGAGGCTGGAGCAGCAATTGCAACAGCGCGGCGGCGATCACGCCCAGATGAACGTGCACGACCTGGCCCGGCAAGACCTGGAGAACGACCTGCGCCAGGCGGTCGAACAACACGCGTTTGCCCTGCACTACCAGCCCAAGGTCGAACTGGCCAACGGCGAAGTCTGCGGCCTGGAAGTCTTGCTGCGCTGGGATCGGCCAGGCTACGGCGCGGTATCGCCGGCGGTGTTCGTGCCGATCCTGGAAAACCTCGGCCTGATCGTGCCCGTGGGACGCTGCGTAATTGAGAGCGTGTGCCAACAGATCGCCGCCTGGCAATTGAACGGCCTCGGTGCGATTGAAGTGTCGGTCAACGTCTCGGGGCATCAGTTGATCGAGGGCGACCTGATTGCCGATATCGAGCACATCCTGGTCGAAACCGGGGTTGACGCCCACTGGCTGGAGGTGGAACTCACCGAAGGCTCGCTGATGGAAAACACCGAACACACCATCGCCGCCCTGCAACGCCTGCGCGCCATGGGCGTGAAGATCGCCATCGACGATTTCGGCACCGGTTATTCGAGCCTGGCGTACCTGCGTCGCTTCCCCATCGACACGCTGAAGATCGACATCGCGTTTATCCGCGAAGTCACCACCAACCCGCAGGATGCGGCAATTACCCGCACGATCATCGAACTGGCTCACAGCTTGAAGCTGCGCGTCGTGGCCGAAGGGGTGGAAACCCAGGCGCAGCTGGCCTTCCTGAAAGAGGCCGGCTGCGATCAGATCCAGGGCTATCTGTTCAGCCGACCCTTGCCGGTGGAGACCCTGGAGCGTTTGTTGCAGGATCGCATCAAATGA
- a CDS encoding sensor histidine kinase, whose product MDTPLPDPPQSRAEKIVEFKRQKTLLKTGALQDAIFNSAYFSSIATDEKGVIQIFNVGAERMLGYAAADVLNRITPADISDPAELITRAAALSLELDTPITPGFEALVFKASRGIEDIYELTYIRKDGSRLSAMVSVTALRNRHDTIIGYLLIGTDNTARKQEEAERKGFERALEEKNLELEHANHMKSEFLATMSHELRTPLNAVIGFSEALKDGLVGDMSEIQREYIGDIFTSGQHLLALINDILDLSKVEAGMMDLELEPVELAGLLANSLLIVREKAALQRIQLTLDNPQDFGWLQLDLRKTKQIVYNLLANAVKFSEHGSTVTLVVREVGRDQVGRVPGDWPVQGFALPPGSHPAFLELSVSDTGIGIAPDDMGKLFKAFSQIDSSLARKFEGTGLGLAMVKQLTELHGGSVAVASREGLGARFVVWLPLHRIPEAAWPIS is encoded by the coding sequence ATGGACACCCCCCTACCCGACCCGCCCCAATCACGCGCCGAAAAAATCGTCGAGTTCAAGCGCCAGAAAACCTTGCTCAAGACCGGCGCGCTGCAGGATGCGATCTTCAACAGCGCCTATTTCTCCAGCATCGCCACTGACGAAAAAGGCGTGATCCAGATCTTCAACGTCGGCGCCGAACGCATGCTCGGCTACGCCGCCGCCGATGTGCTCAACCGCATCACCCCCGCCGACATCTCCGACCCGGCCGAACTGATTACCCGCGCCGCCGCTCTGAGCCTGGAGCTCGATACGCCGATCACGCCGGGGTTCGAAGCCCTGGTCTTCAAGGCCTCCCGCGGCATCGAAGACATCTACGAGCTGACCTACATCCGCAAGGACGGCAGTCGCTTGTCGGCCATGGTCTCGGTAACGGCGCTGCGCAATCGGCATGACACGATCATCGGTTACCTGCTGATCGGCACCGACAACACCGCGCGCAAGCAGGAAGAAGCCGAGCGCAAAGGCTTCGAACGCGCCCTGGAAGAAAAGAACCTGGAGTTGGAGCATGCCAACCACATGAAGTCGGAATTTCTCGCCACCATGTCCCATGAACTGCGCACACCGCTGAACGCGGTGATCGGTTTTTCCGAAGCGCTCAAGGACGGGCTGGTGGGCGACATGAGCGAGATCCAGCGCGAATACATCGGCGATATCTTCACCAGCGGCCAGCATCTGCTGGCGTTGATCAACGACATCCTCGACCTGTCCAAGGTCGAGGCCGGGATGATGGACCTCGAACTGGAACCCGTGGAACTGGCCGGCCTGTTGGCCAACAGCCTGTTGATCGTGCGTGAAAAGGCCGCCCTGCAGCGCATCCAGTTGACGCTGGACAACCCGCAGGATTTTGGCTGGCTGCAACTGGACCTGCGCAAGACCAAGCAGATCGTCTACAACCTGCTGGCCAATGCGGTGAAGTTCAGTGAGCACGGCAGCACCGTGACCCTGGTGGTGCGTGAAGTCGGGCGTGACCAGGTCGGCCGGGTCCCCGGCGATTGGCCGGTGCAGGGTTTTGCCCTGCCGCCCGGCAGCCACCCGGCATTCCTCGAGCTGAGCGTGAGCGACACCGGTATCGGCATCGCCCCGGATGACATGGGCAAGTTGTTCAAGGCCTTCAGCCAGATCGACAGCAGCCTGGCGCGCAAATTCGAAGGCACCGGCCTGGGGCTGGCGATGGTCAAGCAATTGACCGAGCTGCACGGCGGCAGCGTGGCCGTGGCCAGCCGCGAAGGCCTGGGCGCGCGTTTCGTGGTGTGGCTGCCGCTGCACCGCATTCCGGAGGCCGCATGGCCGATATCCTGA
- a CDS encoding sugar ABC transporter ATP-binding protein → MSLEPLLEMQGISKTFNGLRVLKSVGLKVYPGEIHALMGENGAGKSTLMKVLSGAYQADPGGVIRIDGQPVASFTPATAKALGIAVIYQELSLCPNLSVAENIYLGRELRRGWTIDRKGMQAGCVEVLQRLGAEFTGATQVSSLSIAERQLVEIARALHAHARILVMDEPTTPLSSRETDRLFALIKQLRSQGLAIIYISHRMAEIYELSDRVSVLRDGQYIGELTRAALSADVLVKMMVGRDLSGFYKKEHAAYNPGNVVMRVRDMADGKRVRHCSFDLHAGEVLGIAGLVGAGRTELARLIFGADPRTSGTLEVVGKTVTHLRTPADAIGAGVVYLTEDRKAQGLFLDMSVADNINVCACVPDARAGGVLDRAHGAQRANDAIKSLSIRVASGKVTVGALSGGNQQKVLLARLLEVKPHVLILDEPTRGVDIGSKSEIYRIINQLAQAGVGIVVISSELPEIIGTCDRVLIMREGQLVAEVGGASGHVISQERIIDLATGGDQVAANG, encoded by the coding sequence ATGAGCCTCGAACCCTTGCTTGAGATGCAGGGCATCAGCAAAACCTTCAACGGTTTGCGCGTGCTCAAAAGTGTCGGCCTGAAGGTCTACCCCGGCGAAATTCACGCCTTGATGGGGGAGAACGGCGCCGGCAAGTCCACGCTGATGAAAGTCCTCTCCGGCGCCTACCAAGCCGATCCCGGCGGCGTTATCCGCATCGACGGCCAACCCGTCGCCAGCTTCACTCCCGCTACCGCCAAGGCCCTGGGCATCGCCGTGATCTACCAGGAACTGAGCCTATGCCCGAACCTGAGCGTGGCCGAGAATATCTACCTGGGCCGCGAACTGCGCCGAGGCTGGACCATCGACCGCAAGGGCATGCAGGCCGGTTGCGTGGAGGTGCTGCAACGCCTGGGCGCCGAATTCACCGGCGCCACCCAGGTCAGCAGCCTGTCGATTGCCGAGCGCCAGTTGGTCGAAATCGCCCGTGCCCTGCATGCCCACGCCAGGATCCTGGTGATGGACGAACCGACCACGCCGCTGTCCTCCCGTGAAACCGACCGTCTGTTCGCGCTGATCAAACAACTGCGCAGCCAGGGCCTGGCAATCATCTACATCAGCCATCGCATGGCCGAAATCTACGAGCTGTCGGACCGCGTCTCGGTGCTGCGCGACGGCCAATATATCGGCGAGTTGACCCGCGCGGCGCTGTCGGCCGATGTGCTGGTGAAAATGATGGTGGGTCGCGACCTGTCAGGCTTCTACAAAAAGGAACACGCTGCCTATAACCCCGGCAACGTGGTGATGCGCGTGCGCGATATGGCCGATGGCAAGCGCGTGCGCCACTGCAGTTTCGATCTGCATGCCGGTGAAGTGCTGGGCATTGCCGGGCTGGTGGGGGCAGGGCGCACGGAGCTGGCGCGGCTGATCTTCGGCGCCGACCCGCGCACCAGCGGCACCCTGGAAGTGGTGGGCAAGACGGTGACGCACCTGCGCACCCCGGCAGACGCCATTGGTGCCGGCGTGGTGTACCTCACCGAAGACCGCAAGGCCCAGGGCCTGTTCCTGGACATGAGCGTGGCCGACAACATCAATGTGTGCGCCTGCGTGCCGGATGCGCGAGCCGGTGGCGTGCTCGATCGCGCCCATGGCGCACAGCGCGCCAATGACGCGATCAAGTCGCTGTCGATTCGCGTGGCCTCGGGCAAGGTCACTGTGGGCGCGCTGTCCGGCGGCAACCAGCAGAAGGTGTTGCTGGCGCGGCTGCTGGAGGTCAAGCCCCATGTGCTGATTCTGGATGAGCCCACCCGTGGCGTGGACATCGGCTCCAAATCCGAGATTTACCGCATCATCAATCAATTGGCCCAGGCCGGTGTCGGCATCGTGGTGATCTCCAGCGAGCTGCCGGAAATCATCGGCACCTGCGACCGTGTGCTGATCATGCGCGAAGGCCAGTTGGTGGCTGAAGTCGGCGGGGCCTCCGGTCACGTCATCTCCCAGGAACGTATTATCGACCTCGCCACCGGTGGCGATCAGGTGGCTGCCAATGGCTGA
- the xylB gene encoding xylulokinase yields the protein MNGPVSLGIDLGTSELKAILMDTGGAVLAHAGVRLIVSRRHSGWSEQAPEDWWQACLQALDQLRQHAAFARVACIGLSGQMHGAVLLGDDNRVLYPAILWDDSRAVAEAEQLGPKFADVTGSLPMAGLTAPKLLWLQRHEPEVFKAIDCVLSPKDYLRLRLCGERISEMSDAAGTLWLNVAQREWFTPMLRATGLAPAQMPRLVEGGSASACVTAVGLGLSAQVVIAGGGGDNPVAAVGIGAIDVGDGFITLGTSAAIVAITDHAAGNPSSAVHSFCHALPERWYTMGAMLAGASCLRWVTRLTGLSDEQTLLDQVQAQLPIEQGVPLSTPLFLPYLAGERTPHNDPLLRGGFMGLGHDCTPAMLGYAVMEGVGFGLLDAWRAVQSTGAEVKSFALVGGGARSEYWAQLLANILQREVFTLHGSELSACIGAAKLGFMAIGQGADLLAAGMPVKMRYVPDERQQPVLAARYRKFQGLLAAAKALQD from the coding sequence ATGAACGGTCCTGTTTCCCTCGGTATTGATCTTGGCACCTCTGAACTCAAGGCCATCCTCATGGACACCGGCGGTGCCGTGCTGGCCCACGCCGGCGTGCGCTTGATTGTGTCGCGGCGCCACAGCGGTTGGTCCGAACAGGCACCTGAAGACTGGTGGCAGGCCTGCCTACAGGCCTTGGACCAATTGCGTCAGCATGCAGCGTTTGCCCGTGTGGCCTGTATCGGGCTGTCCGGGCAGATGCACGGAGCGGTTCTACTCGGGGATGACAACCGCGTGTTGTATCCGGCCATCCTGTGGGACGACTCCCGTGCGGTCGCCGAAGCCGAACAGCTGGGGCCGAAGTTTGCCGACGTCACCGGCAGTTTGCCCATGGCCGGGCTGACTGCACCCAAGCTCCTATGGTTGCAACGGCATGAGCCTGAAGTGTTCAAGGCAATTGACTGCGTGCTGTCGCCCAAGGATTACCTGCGACTGCGCCTGTGTGGCGAGCGCATCAGCGAGATGTCGGATGCCGCCGGCACCCTGTGGCTGAATGTGGCGCAGCGTGAATGGTTTACCCCGATGCTGCGCGCCACCGGCCTGGCGCCTGCGCAAATGCCCAGGCTGGTGGAAGGCGGCAGCGCGAGTGCCTGTGTAACGGCGGTCGGGCTCGGGTTGTCGGCGCAGGTGGTCATCGCCGGTGGCGGCGGGGATAACCCGGTGGCGGCGGTCGGTATCGGTGCGATCGATGTCGGAGACGGCTTTATCACCCTGGGCACCAGCGCGGCGATTGTCGCGATTACCGACCACGCCGCCGGCAACCCGTCCAGTGCGGTGCACAGCTTCTGCCATGCGCTGCCCGAGCGCTGGTACACCATGGGCGCGATGCTGGCCGGCGCCAGTTGCCTGCGCTGGGTAACGCGCCTGACGGGCCTGTCGGATGAGCAAACGCTGTTGGACCAGGTGCAGGCGCAATTGCCCATCGAGCAGGGGGTACCGTTGTCCACACCGTTGTTCCTGCCGTACCTGGCGGGCGAGCGCACGCCCCATAACGACCCCTTGCTGCGCGGCGGCTTCATGGGCCTCGGCCACGACTGCACGCCGGCGATGCTCGGCTACGCGGTGATGGAAGGCGTGGGTTTCGGCCTGCTCGACGCCTGGCGCGCGGTGCAGTCGACCGGTGCCGAGGTCAAGTCCTTTGCGCTCGTAGGCGGAGGGGCGCGCAGTGAGTATTGGGCGCAGCTGCTGGCGAATATTCTGCAAAGGGAAGTCTTTACGCTGCACGGCAGCGAATTGAGTGCGTGCATCGGGGCGGCGAAGCTGGGATTCATGGCCATCGGGCAGGGCGCGGATCTGCTGGCGGCGGGTATGCCGGTGAAGATGCGGTATGTGCCTGATGAGCGGCAGCAGCCGGTGTTGGCGGCGCGCTATCGCAAGTTCCAGGGGTTGCTTGCTGCAGCGAAAGCCCTTCAAGACTGA
- a CDS encoding Lrp/AsnC family transcriptional regulator, which produces MIDTIDQQLIAALMDDSRLSLKALAGITGLSSPSVGERLRRLEERGVLTHYTVDIDPKHFGYLLQAIVRIRPLPGKLQEVERQIQAIPEFTECDKVTGEDCFIARLHVRTMDQLDSLLDRINGYAETNTAIVKKTPVKRRLPPLND; this is translated from the coding sequence ATGATTGATACCATCGACCAGCAACTGATCGCCGCTTTGATGGATGACTCACGCCTGTCCCTCAAGGCCCTGGCCGGCATCACCGGGCTGTCTTCGCCGAGTGTCGGCGAACGCTTGCGCCGCCTGGAGGAACGCGGCGTGCTGACCCACTACACCGTCGACATCGACCCCAAACACTTTGGTTACCTGCTGCAAGCCATCGTGCGCATCCGTCCCCTGCCCGGCAAGTTGCAGGAAGTGGAACGCCAGATCCAGGCGATTCCCGAATTCACTGAATGCGACAAAGTTACCGGCGAAGACTGCTTCATCGCCCGCCTGCATGTGCGCACCATGGATCAGTTGGACAGCCTGTTGGACCGAATCAACGGGTACGCCGAAACCAACACCGCCATCGTCAAGAAAACCCCGGTGAAGCGGCGGTTGCCGCCGTTGAACGACTGA
- a CDS encoding ABC transporter permease subunit → MAEFNSATTVGKAERVRELMRTVGMLPVLVLLLVGFALASENFMTLQNLSIITQQASVNVVLAAGMTFVILTAGIDLSVGAILAASAVVALQASMSPQFGMFGIAAGIGFGLLLGLVNGGLIAFMRLPPFIVTLGALTAMRGLARLLADDKTVFNPDLPFAFIGNDSILGVPWLVVIAVAVVALSWFILRRTVMGVQIYSVGGNPEAARLSGIKVWKVLLFVYAMSGALAGLGAVMSASRLFAANGLQLGQSYELDAIAAVILGGTSFTGGVGTIGGTLIGALIIAVLTNGLVLLGVSDIWQYIIKGIVIIGAVALDRYRQSGART, encoded by the coding sequence ATGGCTGAATTCAATAGCGCAACAACCGTGGGCAAGGCCGAACGCGTGCGTGAGCTGATGCGCACGGTGGGCATGTTGCCGGTGCTGGTGTTGCTGCTGGTGGGCTTCGCCCTGGCCAGCGAGAACTTCATGACCCTGCAGAACCTGTCGATCATCACCCAGCAGGCCTCGGTGAATGTGGTGCTGGCGGCCGGCATGACCTTCGTGATCCTCACGGCGGGCATCGACCTGTCGGTGGGCGCGATCCTGGCGGCGTCGGCGGTGGTGGCGTTGCAGGCGTCGATGTCGCCGCAGTTCGGCATGTTCGGCATCGCCGCCGGGATTGGTTTTGGCCTGTTGCTGGGCTTGGTCAACGGTGGGTTGATCGCCTTCATGCGGTTGCCGCCGTTCATCGTCACCCTCGGCGCGCTCACCGCCATGCGTGGCCTGGCAAGGCTTTTGGCCGACGACAAGACCGTGTTCAACCCCGACTTGCCGTTTGCCTTTATCGGCAATGACTCGATCCTCGGTGTGCCCTGGCTGGTGGTGATTGCCGTGGCGGTGGTGGCGCTGTCGTGGTTCATCCTGCGCCGCACGGTGATGGGCGTGCAGATCTATTCGGTGGGCGGCAACCCGGAAGCGGCGCGATTGTCGGGGATCAAGGTGTGGAAGGTGCTGTTGTTCGTCTACGCCATGTCCGGCGCGCTGGCCGGGCTCGGCGCGGTGATGAGCGCCTCGCGCCTGTTCGCCGCCAATGGCCTGCAACTGGGGCAGTCCTATGAACTGGATGCGATTGCCGCCGTGATTCTCGGTGGCACCAGCTTTACCGGCGGCGTCGGCACCATCGGCGGCACCCTGATCGGCGCGCTGATCATTGCGGTGCTCACCAATGGCCTGGTGCTGCTGGGGGTGTCGGATATCTGGCAGTACATCATCAAGGGCATCGTGATCATCGGCGCGGTGGCGCTGGATCGCTATCGCCAGTCCGGCGCGCGTACCTGA
- a CDS encoding DMT family transporter: protein MDTAVRRGMWGMIAAMLISGTIGWFVLVSGVSVIEVVFWRCVIGALALLLVCAWLGYLRLDLLSWARFGLAVLSGVAIVGNWLLLFESYSRASIAISTAVYNVQPFILVILAAVFLGEPITLRKITWLSVAFLGMLAIVTAHGAQPSGGDYLAGVALALGAAFLYAVAALIIKRLKAVPPHLMALIQVTTGAVLLAPLVPWDRLPASTDAWAALATLGLVHTGLMYVLLYGAIQKLPTAMTGALSFIYPIAAIFVDWIAFGHRLGWLQWLGVAAILLAAAGLQRGWWWPRNLSRSELAREERKDAAC from the coding sequence ATGGATACCGCTGTCCGTCGCGGAATGTGGGGAATGATCGCCGCCATGCTGATTTCCGGCACCATCGGCTGGTTTGTGCTGGTGTCCGGCGTATCGGTGATTGAGGTGGTGTTCTGGCGCTGCGTTATCGGTGCGCTGGCGTTGTTGCTGGTGTGCGCCTGGCTCGGTTACCTGAGGCTGGACCTGCTCAGTTGGGCCAGGTTCGGGCTGGCCGTGCTCAGTGGCGTGGCTATTGTCGGCAACTGGTTGCTGCTGTTCGAATCCTACTCGCGCGCTTCCATCGCTATCAGTACGGCGGTGTACAACGTGCAACCGTTCATCTTGGTGATACTGGCGGCGGTGTTTCTCGGTGAGCCGATCACCCTGCGCAAAATCACCTGGCTGAGCGTGGCGTTTCTGGGCATGTTGGCCATTGTCACGGCCCACGGGGCGCAGCCGAGCGGCGGCGACTATCTGGCAGGCGTCGCACTGGCCCTGGGCGCGGCTTTTTTGTACGCGGTTGCCGCGTTGATCATCAAGCGGCTCAAGGCGGTGCCGCCGCATTTGATGGCGTTGATCCAGGTGACCACCGGTGCCGTGCTGCTGGCACCGCTGGTGCCCTGGGACCGTTTGCCCGCGTCGACCGATGCCTGGGCGGCGCTGGCGACCCTGGGTCTGGTGCACACGGGGTTGATGTATGTGTTGTTGTACGGGGCGATACAGAAGCTGCCGACCGCAATGACCGGCGCGTTGTCGTTCATCTACCCGATTGCGGCGATTTTCGTCGACTGGATCGCGTTCGGGCATCGCCTGGGGTGGCTGCAGTGGCTGGGTGTGGCGGCGATTCTGCTGGCGGCGGCGGGGTTGCAGCGGGGCTGGTGGTGGCCCCGTAACCTCAGTAGGAGCGAGCTTGCTCGCGAAGAACGTAAGGACGCCGCGTGTTAA